TTTCAGGCGGCGTTTGCACAAGTTGTTGAAAAATAAATACTTACTTCTTCTTTTCAGCAGGAGCTGCTGCTGGAACAGCGATTGTTTCCGCCGGGGCATTGGCGTTCAAGTGGGACAAAATGGCATCCGTGATGTCACCTGTGCCATTCCAGAACATCACCATCGGCGTGCCGTTGGCCGTTTCCGCAGCAGAGTCCACCACCATGTCAAATCCCGCAGTCTTGGCCTTGGCATTGACGGCTTCCTTGATCTCTTTCAGGATGTTGTCACGCATCTGGCGCTGCTTTTCCATCAATTGTGTCCGTGCGGTGCGGTCGAACTGCTGCACACTCTGCTCCACTTCACGCATCTCCATCAACTTCGCCTCTGCGGTCTTCTTGCGCTTCTCGCGCTCATCCGCTGAGACGGCCTGATCGTTCACAGTGCCTTCCACCTTCTTATATTCGCCGCTAAGTTTCTCGTAAGCATCGAGCATGCCCTTGCGCTGCTTGTCCAGTTCGCCTGCCTGGGTCTTCAGGTTGGCATCTGCCTGTTTGGTTTTCCAATAGCCATCGAACACTTTCTTAAGGTCGATCGCTCCGACTTTAACCGGGGTCTGGGCCAGCGCCGTCGTTGAAGAAACGGCCACCAACGCTGTGGTCACCAACAATGCTGCAAACAACTTTTTCATGAGTTTATTATCCACCAACAATCTTAGAAGTCACGGGTATAACCGACACCGAACTGGAACTTGCCGGAGCTGTCATTCTGAGGATCAGACGTGAGCGGGATGCCGTAGTCCAGACGCAACGGCCCGATAGGCAGATTCAGGCGGAAGCCGATACCCACGTTGTCATTATAGAAACCGGAGTTAAAGGTCGAGTGCGAGAAGCTGAACGCGCTCGCATACACCATGCCGGCGTCATAGAAGAACGCCATACGCAGACGGTCGATGATCGGGATGCTATACTCAGCAGAGCCGAACCAGTATGTCTCGCCCCCCAAAGGCTCGCCCAAGACATCTTTCGGACCGACTTCACGATAATCGAAACCGCGCAAGGAATACATGCCGCCCAAGAACCAGCGGTCAAACAGCGGCACTGACGGTGAATCACCGTAGTTCTCCACGACGCCAGCACGACCGGACAGTTCCAGCACATGGCCTTCACCGAAACCCTTGAAATACCACGCCGATTTCATTTCGAAACGATAGTAGTCCGTATCCATGCCAAACGGACCACCCGCCAGTTCAGTCAACAACTCGGTCCGCTGGCCTGCATTCGGCAGGAAGGTGCTGTTACGCGTATCATAAGCGATCGATGCACCGACCTTCGATACCATGCGGTGGCCTTCTTCAGCGATGATTACCGGAGAGGCATTCGCACGATCCGTGATCTCGATGCCGACATTCTCGATCGTATAGCTCACGCTGCCGATCAAGAAATCGCTGCCCAAAGC
This genomic stretch from Verrucomicrobiia bacterium harbors:
- a CDS encoding OmpH family outer membrane protein, coding for MKKLFAALLVTTALVAVSSTTALAQTPVKVGAIDLKKVFDGYWKTKQADANLKTQAGELDKQRKGMLDAYEKLSGEYKKVEGTVNDQAVSADEREKRKKTAEAKLMEMREVEQSVQQFDRTARTQLMEKQRQMRDNILKEIKEAVNAKAKTAGFDMVVDSAAETANGTPMVMFWNGTGDITDAILSHLNANAPAETIAVPAAAPAEKKK